One Micromonas commoda chromosome 7, complete sequence genomic window carries:
- a CDS encoding predicted protein, producing the protein MPIEVLASPMGRSLALPARLAQWNRGEGTVGLSSNKATTRRQHRNFPPEKGCIRAALKLVPCGDGTKDHLPKGTRVPGSLAKTQIRLPSRAGNSVVVGREKPADVSLGIGTVSAQHAKFEAGEDGEVYVTDMGSSNGTDVDGRPVPRGQMFKLSVGDIVTLGDPHLARYEVVEAGGDSLADRLAGIQETAAEAEKNARAVGEALNKGANTVRNAQAAIAGVGDVFRGFGGKRDEQVAEEVLATIDVDDDDEDEDAGQDDPVEVIQPTYLSDDNDVVDETEAPAAVAPVRKKKFASEERVVFTPVGWSGPAVELEPGVPIKLGTGRKKGDADVILTGVQGVDSSHAVLLRVGGAVYIEDLGSSMGTFVGGRQVRPGLQYELTPGADVQLGDGGCAFTVTCPDDDEGGLDLVPPAIMGGAGAAMVKRAGAESAAVVRNADLSLSKVDDGSDPAASPWGLMGGLKGMGENLGAAIFNSKIQVNYQYKPEIKVGGAGGGAAGLSDLKAALLLALADTERGLRADKERVKKIEQLARALEAKNPTRSPLKSPLMNGRWALQYTTALNVLGKGKPGFLRPKGAIFQTVDIFTLQVKNEESFEPLPFIKFTNASTSDLNAQTDSRASVRPKDYRVAGFKVDAPPSSPGRVARDLEMEATGAGSLAWMDTTFVDGEVRISRSQSGDLFILVRDDPND; encoded by the coding sequence ATGCCCATCGAGGTGCTTGCATCGCCGATGGGGCGATCATTGGCTCTTCCCGCGCGACTAGCGCAGTGGAATCGCGGTGAAGGCACCGTCGGGCTGTCATCCAACAAAGCCACAACTCGGCGCCAACATCGGAACTTTCCTCCTGAGAAGGGTTGTATCCGAGCGGCGCTCAAGCTGGTGCCGTGCGGGGACGGCACTAAGGATCACCTCCCTAAGGGAACACGCGTGCCAGGATCGTTAGCAAAGACCCAGATTCGTCTGCCATCGCGTGCGGGGAacagcgtcgtcgtcggtcgaGAGAAGCCCGCCGATGTGTCTTTAGGCATCGGCACGGTCTCTGCGCAGCACGCAAAGTTCGAAGCTGGagaggacggcgaggttTACGTCACCGACATGGGATCGTCGAACGGGACGGATGTTGACGGGCGACCGGTGCCGCGAGGACAGATGTTCAAGCTGAGCGTCGGCGACATCGTCACGCTCGGAGACCCGCACCTGGCGAGGTACGAGGTTGTCGAGGCTGGAGGTGATTCACTCGCGGACAGGCTCGCGGGCATACAGgaaaccgccgcggaggctgagaagaACGCGAGGGCGGTCGGCGAGGCTCTCAACAAGGGAGCAAACACGGTCAGAAATGCAcaggcggccatcgcgggcgtcggggaTGTGTTCAGGGGATTCGGGGGCAAGCGTGACGAGCAGGTTGCagaggaggtgctcgcgacCATCGACgtggatgacgacgacgaagatgaAGACGCCGGGCAGGACGACCCCGTCGAGGTCATTCAACCCACATACCTTTCGGATGACAATGACGTGGTAGATGAAACCGAGGCACCGGCGGCCGTCGCTCCTGTTAGGAAGAAGAAGTTTGCGTCTGAGGAGAGAGTCGTTTTTACGCCTGTGGGATGGTCTGGGCCTGCGGTTGAGCTCGAACCTGGTGTCCCAATCAAGCTTGGGACCGGTCGTAAAAAGGGCGATGCGGATGTGATTCTTACCGGCGTCCAGGGTGTCGATAGCTCTCATGCGGTCCTGCTCAGGGTAGGAGGTGCCGTGTACATCGAAGACTTGGGATCATCAATGGGAACGTTTGTGGGAGGTCGACAGGTCCGCCCAGGTCTCCAGTACGAACTCACGCcaggcgccgacgtccagcTCGGTGACGGTGGGTGTGCGTTCACGGTGACATGTCCGGACGATGACGAAGGGGGCCTTGACTTAGTCCCGCCTGCGATCATGGGAGGTGCAGGCGCCGCTATGGTCAAGCGCGCAGGagccgagagcgccgcggtggtgagAAACGCCGACTTGTCATTGTCAAAGGTGGACGACGGCTCCGATCCTGCGGCGTCTCCGTGGGGGCTGATGGGAGGACTGAAAGGCATGGGCGAAAACCTGGGTGCCGCGATATTCAACTCCAAGATCCAGGTAAACTACCAGTACAAGCCCGAGATCAAAGTTGGCGGCGCAGGTGGAGGAGCCGCCGGGCTCTCTGACCTCAAGGCGGCACTCCTTTTGGCGCTCGCAGACACCGAACGAGGCCTCCGTGCGGACAAAGAGCGAGTCAAGAAAATCGAGCAACTCGCCAGGGCTTTGGAGGCTAAGAatccgacgcgctcgccgctgaAGTCACCGCTCATGAACGGTCGTTGGGCGTTGCAGTACACCACCGCGCTGAACGTGTTGGGGAAGGGAAAGCCGGGTTTTTTGCGACCCAAAGGGGCAATTTTCCAAACGGTGGACATCTTCACGCTCCAGGTGAAGAACGAGGAGAGCTTCGAGCCCCTGCCGTTCATCAAGTTCACGAACGCGAGCACGTCGGATCTGAACGCTCAGACGGACTCGAGGGCGAGTGTCCGTCCCAAGGACtaccgcgtcgccggtttCAAGGttgacgcgccgccgtcgtcgcccggacGGGTGGCGCGAGACCTGGAGATGgaggcgaccggcgcggggtcCCTGGCCTGGATGGACACCACGTTCGTGGACGGGGAGGTGCGAATCTCGAGATCGCAGTCGGGAGATCTTTTCATCCTCGTCAGGGATGATCCAAATGATTGA
- a CDS encoding voltage-gated ion channel superfamily (potassium ion channel) gives MASAMDWLGVGSACSPAQDADDDDDDPRRPRRNSPQETPHSEVRRGPLRGLDDHDGWSDEDEDSDGPNRNRSGRDGRSEYASSQEYSDYARGLSYSESEGEGARSNGQAGASKWRAASQTLGAVATLKSSLKSPSAVRREQKKATFAVIEDEERHVLDDPAMKHRLTGNNAGSWSGAGAGDEAAAKGSPDGQVCGVNVVILPSAWYVLYWDMFMMMLLFAIIFLLPYEAAFVKSYTDLSTSEMSNTQFTFLVVNRVLDAFFIMDFFLQFVLGYVDEQSGKVVTSLTQIRNRYLRSYFVIDVVSLFPFDQLVQSSSTPLLRAIKFLRMLKLLRALKANRIISRLLSHVDVSHATMKISKDIVILLILIHFLVCAWAYQANSDLDDDPERWIYLNSVDISSADAMYITVMQLIFTSDIQVALLGDQQLKIFTSVVIYVLTALTIAELTDMVQNASAGDAAFQRMLDELNSLMRERNFPSDLRFRLRDFLRFKHAREKDMVSNPERLEMMRALSPQLQVQVTDQMSQAGMKASPLFQGCKPDLIMKITMAASSMLLGATEAVSREGEPADHLCVLEKGFLISAGRVVMTGSIFGQECLLSGAFDEVKNVHSTHTLTFASMTRIHIHQLDQIVRKADPAFWRIMRNRAVRFLVGRGLLMYCQLAQRRREGGMKGTNALAREMISLGVGKIVIYKMMLAYRYVNGEAEQIEYAVRKIQSWFRGVRVRKAFRSVVFRARMTNAYVPRELRNSTKGAHETGTKHEISRLITTFASQGPEGHEERIELIVHQSESTAQQIRALIMEQRRMARTVDTIAMLIRKMTLGL, from the coding sequence atggcgagcgcgatggactggctcggcgtcgggtccgcgTGCTCTCCGGCgcaggacgccgacgacgatgatgatgatcctcgacgacctcgcaGGAACTCTCCACAGGAAACCCCCCACTCGGAAGTTCGGCGGGGGCCGCTTCGAGGCCTGGACGATCACGACGGGTGGAGCGATGAGGATGAAGACAGCGACGGTCCGAACCGCAATCGGTCCGGGAGGGACGGCAGGAGCGAATACGCGTCCTCGCAGGAGTACTCCGACTACGCACGTGGACTCTCGTACAGCGAGTCCGAGGGAGAGGGCGCGAGGTCCAACGGGCAAGCGGGGGCGTCGAAGTGGCGAGCCGCCAGTCAGACTCtcggggcggtcgcgacgctgaAATCTTCGCTGAAGAGCCCATCCGCGGTGAGAAGAGAGCAAAAGAAGGCAACCTTCGCGGTCATCGAAGACGAGGAGAGAcacgtcctcgacgatccGGCGATGAAGCACCGTCTGACGGGTAACAACGCGGGAAGCTGGTCGGGTGCGGGAGCAGGCGACGAGGCTGCAGCCAAGGGCTCACCCGACGGACAGGTGTGCGGCGTCAATGTCGTCATCCTCCCATCCGCGTGGTACGTCCTGTACTGGGATATGTTCATGATGATGCTGCTCTTCGCGATCATATTCCTGCTGCCGTACGAGGCGGCATTCGTCAAGTCGTACACCGACCTGTCCACGAGCGAGATGTCCAACACGCAGTTTACGTTTCTCGTGGTCaaccgcgtcctcgacgcgttctTCATCATGGACTTCTTCTTGCAGTTCGTGCTCGGTTACGTGGACGAGCAAAGCGGCAAGGTGGTGACCAGCCTGACGCAGATCCGAAACAGGTACCTGCGCAGCTACTTCGTCATCGATGTGGTGTCGCTGTTTCCGTTTGACCAGCTGGTGCAGAGCTCAAGCACGCCGTTGCTGAGAGCGATCAAGTTTCTTCGCATGCTGAAGCTGCTCCGCGCTCTCAAGGCGAACCGCATAATCTCGCGACTTCTCAGCCACGTCGATGTAAGTCATGCCACGATGAAGATCTCGAAGGATATCGTCATCCTGTTGATCCTGATTCACTTCCTGGTGTGTGCGTGGGCGTACCAAGCAAACTCCGATCTCGATGATGATCCCGAGCGATGGATATACCTCAACTCCGTGGATATCTCGAGTGCAGACGCAATGTACATTACTGTCATGCAGCTCATCTTCACGAGCGATATCCAGGTCGCTCTTCTCGGCGACCAGCAGCTCAAGATCTTCACATCGGTTGTGATCTATGTcctcaccgcgctcaccatcgccgagctcacgGACATGGTGCAGAACGCATCCGCGGGCGACGCTGCGTTTCAGAGGATGCTGGACGAGCTCAATTCGCTGATGCGGGAAAGAAATTTCCCGAGCGACCTTCGTTTTCGGCTACGTGATTTCTTGCGATTCAAGCATGCCAGGGAGAAGGACATGGTTTCCAATCCTGAGCGACTGGAGATGATGCGCGCCCTGAGTCCACAGTTGCAAGTTCAGGTCACTGACCAGATGAGCCAAGCCGGCATGAAAGCCAGTCCGCTTTTCCAGGGCTGCAAGCCCGACCTTATTATGAAGATCACCATGGCTGCGAGTTCGATGCTGCTGGGCGCGACAGAGGCGGTTTCTCGTGAGGGTGAGCCTGCCGATCATCTTTGCGTCCTGGAAAAGGGATTTCTGATCTCTGCGGGACGCGTCGTTATGACCGGATCTATTTTCGGGCAGGAGTGCCTTCTCTCGGGCGCATTTGATGAGGTTAAGAACGTCCATTCGACGCACACCCTTACATTTGCATCCATGACCCGGATTCACATCCACCAGCTTGACCAAATTGTGAGGAAAGCAGATCCAGCATTTTGGAGGATAATGCGCAACAGGGCAGTGCGGTTCCTGGTCGGCAGGGGCCTATTGATGTACTGTCAGCTCGCCCAGAGGCGAAGGGAGGGAGGTATGAAGGGGACGAACGCGTTGGCGCGAGAGATGATTTCTTTGGGCGTGGGAAAGATCGTGATCTACAAGATGATGCTTGCGTATCGCTACGTCAACGGTGAGGCGGAGCAGATTGAGTATGCGGTGAGAAAGATCCAGTCTTGGTTTCGAGGAGTGCGAGTCAGGAAGGCTTTCAGATCGGTCGTATTTAGGGCCAGGATGACTAACGCATACGTACCCCGCGAGCTGAGGAACTCGACGAAGGGAGCGCACGAAACCGGGACCAAACACGAGATATCACGGTTGATCACCACCTTTGCATCGCAAGGACCAGAAGGTCACGAGGAAAGGATCGAGCTCATCGTGCACCAATCGGAGTCTACGGCGCAGCAAATCCGTGCTCTGATCATGGAACAGCGTAGGATGGCGAGGACGGTCGACACGATCGCGATGTTGATCCGCAAGATGACTTTAGGTCTATAG
- a CDS encoding predicted protein produces the protein MEGGASNKDLARARFKQQQHGRRVHGRGGGRRGTFGRKGEPGNSGSEEDDDEEDAPAHGRSLDLPPAYDDSDAEDPLAGPRLRSNGADLAALLAECDASALPRQHVSAYMDPSWSVDDLGELQRALGGGGSGLGGDELSVDAHGLIRQLRELPLAELLGLSREYAEALGEGPDPGYGATGSAGIYTGFEPTGSEPTGSEPTGSEPTGSKGRGRRPRRAPFKHPGRTVGSGARHS, from the exons ATGGAGGGAGGGGCGAGCAACAAGGACCTCGCGCGTGCGAGGTTCAAACAGCAACAGCACGGCCGTCGCGTGCACGGCCGTGGTGGCGGGAGGCGGGGAACGTTCGGGAGGAAAGGGGAGCCGGGTAATTCGGGTTCGGaagaggacgacgatgaggaagATGCTCCAGCTCACGGGCGTTCCTTGGATCTTCCCCCGGCCtacgacgactccgacgccgaggatccCTTAGCAGGTCCCCGGCTGAGGTCCAACGgggcggacctcgccgctctcctcgccgagtgcgacgcgtccgcgttgcCCCGGCAGCACGTGTCCGCGTACATGGATCCCTCGTGgtccgtcgacgacctcgggGAGCTGCAGCGCGCCCTggggggcgggggctcggggctcggcggggacgagtTGAGCGTGGACGCGCACGGGCTGATTCGGcagctgcgcgagctgcccCTGGCGGAGCTGCTGGGGCTCTCGAGGGAGTACGCCGAGGCCCTGGGCGAGGGACCTGA CCCGGGGTACGGGGCCACCGGGTCCGCGGGTATCTACACCGGCTTCGAGCCCACCGGCTCCGAGCCCACCGGCTCCGAGCCCACCGGCTCCGAGCCCACCGGCTCCaaaggacggggacgacgacctcgacgcgctccttTTAAGCACCCGGGCCGGACCGTCGGATCCGGCGCCCGGCACAGTTAa
- a CDS encoding predicted protein: MNSTVAETGASAPPPSPLTSTSAAGPFPGRVSSPFSATSRSASTFFPLDFFCFLFFFASEEEEEDDDEEEDDEEEEEESLLLLLLLLDDDEDELEDDESESESESESLLLLLDDELELLSRLPRFPLPLALPSICAFLASYSALRSGGSSPVKSANFCRTFGFFSCCVRLGLETYTLAVGSVQHSLHTEAREEGSGAMAELSRVRPDLNETEDQLLELQRAFLASQDHRANAAARVTRVGGAPPKEPSPENLAGVLPEDIRRAEAARAAVGPSATPKSHAELDSFGTGPAHGFDPTAEIREVVGEVIERAPRSRTGAPIPPTAPTAPGPGLAFPEAKHRTKGPFAGRPKSKFMLERERKAAEAAAAAAGGAVGVAGASPQPPQPTPTTTTARHPLDESKGIEEETARRLAAMSVSEIEDAQSTIAAKLKPSALEFFRKRGADKLSAKSKPATEEAPAPPAAAAESGADAAKQHPPRAPPPASTPPTSPPRSTKKPPLSPARPVEAPPAAPAAAADTMASTAESTSVATSVRFTLEGVPLNADEQPAAGRQASRLGSAVERDPLRSGTQNPADLGYTTRECLELARSSVPAQRSVGLNVLTRVLAHARRWGGGGGAAAQERQEPPPKTGPLGNAGAKFMRRRSVGMVGVYGGNAPPSNPLGLPTPLPAGVHWGDVWLHALVDHNAVLLLRRCLDDAHMPAAAAAAGAIAALVGGATGGGWAPGEVGPSTVAPDQVDAAAAADWFDALESAPPSDQSMTCRATPLWRSGGWGVTFAPFAWEQASGPITLTDQGAVAHDPADEIGEDGSEMGDEERKSRGMAHAVDPIAALLRMGLLLRCRYLLEVAKHPGCVAPVLATLAACARHSAAAATAVARCPRLLQLLVSMASGEGGEYPSGTPSGAIRVLRIIASSAPEHARRLGADGVVTAAVQSAAGASHKTAEGASLWAETLRLWSAVARGGGATPSIDGLFPLLAPMMEPSTANTAPRSPLEAATSAALAAECFALFAALTTSLRDAAGAKFDKIHGWIPPEVDDNGVFKETERNHPDEVHPSTSLTMTSESGDRLSWACAAGAAAAAEAWCVRPPVQPPEPVPGVPAGRNSKGGYSPAAWRAAGNAAHFLASLIEASGIGGESESSAAATAAGRRVLGLADENIEEEGANKPTKGVGVLAVDGLVEGALDALGSSANDATDPELAGRAAFGVALHGGLRLAAATRGAAENTTTVKLAGRTVRQLTLAASISIQANAGDGDGVIRQGRAALVAAAELPSQRALVVALELQESAVEAAGDDGEDEDDEAGIRREGAIAAVEATAALVRALPPGAGSAARDAISAGLLAKRTLGSILRIAAERLTAAVKPPPGDGGEGDALAIKHGGFSHFAARDLELDGEASKHPGSLVPTVTAARGALLGGFAIELLSDGERLDALGESSPPLDGVGSTTPLPPLPQWLLAACSPKSTVNGWGPDGAASCLALLLGLETSGSLVTRDLPADAKLAAVSGIFCLGPGTWRNPSVSAAAAALTDTYWGRLEEEKEANSANPRMGLHSYGEAGFGTGDEDEASSQAAASLAQEVCEAFSNESFGDKLFARHAAFQLRDGAPARARAAAWLALREGVAFHLLPPMTAVAPRPERGDAYMFLPPGGESDPEMLELYVQCLESGALDKSLEGINTGGMPTLPAALALHAATHAVFKDTGVASSASVLRRLLGRPNTRTVLRGIMCTPLTQRRRPAVARAAATGTRRVSVDGAGSNFGPGFAYGMDPPSNNVEARRSVMLAACGEDSSLRKELRVALVEAIPPPPLSDDDDDE, encoded by the exons ATGAATTCGACCGTGGCcgagacgggcgcgtcggcaccACCGCCCTCTCCTctgacgtcgacgtccgccgctGGACCCTTTCCCGGGCGCGTGTCTTCacccttctccgcgacgtctcgctccgcgtccacctttTTCCCCTTGGACTTCTTCTGcttcctcttcttcttcgcctccgaggaggaggaagaagatGATGATGAAGAAGAGGATGatgaggaggaagaggaggaatcgctgctgctgctgctgctgctgctcgaCGATGATGAAGACGAgctggaggacgacgagtccgagtccgagtccgaaTCCGAatcgctgctgctgctgctcgaCGATGAGCTCGAGCTGCTGTCGCGCCTGCCCCGCTTCCCCTTGCCCTTGGCCCTCCCCAGTATCTGCGCCTTCCTTGCCTCGTACTCAGCCTTGAGATCGGGCGGCTCGTCACCGGTGAAGTCCGCGAACTTCTGCCGCACCTTCGGGTTCTTCAGCTGCTGCGTGCGGCTGGGCCTGGAGACGTACACCCTGGCGGTCGGATCGGTGCAGCACTC GCTTCACAcagaggcgcgcgaggagggatCAGGCGCCATGGCAGAGCTCTCTCGGGTTCGTCCCGACCTCAACGAGACGGAGGATCAGCTCTTGGAACTTCAGCGAGCGTTCCTGGCGTCGCAGGATCATagggcgaacgccgcggcgagggtgacccgcgtcggcggtgcgccCCCTAAGGAACCATCTCCAGAAAACCTGGCCGGTGTGCTGCCCGAGGATATCCGCCGAGCGGAGGCAGCCAGAGCGGCCGTGGGTCCCTCGGCGACACCCAAATCTCACGCGGAGCTCGATTCGTTTGGGACTGGTCCCGCCCACGGTTTCGATCCGACAGCGGAGATCCGCGAGGTTGTCGGCGAGGTGATTGAGAGGGCCCCGAGGAGCAGGACCGGCGCTCCGAttcccccgacggcacccacCGCACCCGGCCCGGGGCTAGCGTTTCCGGAGGCTAAACATCGTACCAAAGGTCCGTTCGCGGGAAGGCCCAAGAGTAAGTTCATGCTGGAGAGGGagaggaaggcggcggaggcggcggcagctGCTGCGGGCGGTGCAGTCGGTGTGGCCGGTGCATCCCCCCAACCGCCccagccgacgccgacgacgacgacggcccgACACCCGCTGGACGAGAGCAAGGGTATCGAGGAAGAGACCGCGCGCAGACTGGCGGCCATGTCCGTGAGTGAGATTGAGGATGCGCAgtcgacgatcgcggccAAGCTCAAGCCGTCGGCGTTGGAGTTCTTCAGGAAGAGGGGCGCGGACAAGCTCTCAGCCAAATCCAAACCGGCGACCGAGGAAGCTCCggctcctcccgccgccgcggcggaatCGGGGGCGGATGCCGCGAAACagcaccccccgcgcgctcctccgccggcatccaccccgccgacgtcccccccgcgctcgacgaagAAGCCCCCGCTCTCCCCAGCCCGCCccgtcgaggcgccgcccgccgcccccgcagccgccgccgacaccatggcgtcgacggccgAGTCGACATCCGTCGCCACGTCTGTTCGCTTCACCCTGGAGGGCGTGCCCCTGAACGCCGACGAgcagcccgccgcgggcaggcAGGCGTCCAGGCTCGGgtccgcggtggagcgcgacCCGCTCCGATCCGGCACGCAGAATCCCGCGGATCTGGGCTACACGACGAGGGAGTGCCTCGAGctggcgaggagctcggttCCGGCGCAGCGATCCGTGGGGCTGAACGTGCTCACCCGGGTgttggcgcacgcgcgtcgtTGGGGCGGGGGAGGTGGGGCGGCCGCGCAAGAACGGCAAGAACCGCCCCCGAAGACGGGACCTCTCGGTAACGCGGGCGCCAAGTTCATGCGGCGCAGGAGCGTCGGCATGGTTGGCGTGTACGGAGgcaacgcgccgccgtccaatCCCCTCGGTttgccgacgccgcttcCCGCGGGTGTTCACTGGGGGGACGTCTGGCtgcacgcgctcgtggacCACAACGCGGTGCTGCTCCTGAGGAGGTGCCTCGATGACGCGCACATGCCCGCCGCTGCAGCTGCGGCGGGTGCTATCGCGGCtctcgtcgggggcgcgacggggggcgggTGGGCGCCCGGCGAGGTTGGTCCTTCGACAGTGGCGCCGGACCAGGTtgacgccgcagccgcagccgacTGGTTCGATGCGCTGGAGTCAGCTCCCCCGTCCGATCAGTCCATGACCTGTCGCGCCACCCCGCTGTGGCGTAGCGGCGGATGGGGGGTAACGTTCGCTCCGTTCGCGTGGGAGCAGGCGTCAGGTCCCATCACCCTCACCGACCAGGGCGCCGTGGCGCACGATCCGGCTGACGAgatcggcgaggatggcaGCGAgatgggcgacgaggagaggAAATCGCGCGGGATGGCACACGCGGTGGACCCTATCGCGGCCTTGCTCCGCATGGGACTCTTGCTCAGGTGCAGGTACCTGCTAGAGGTTGCAAAACACCCCGGGTGCGTCGCCCCCGTGCTGGCGACGTTGGCGGCTTGCGCCAGGCActcggctgcggcggcgacggcggtggcccGGTGCCCCCGGTTGCTCCAACTTTTGGTCTCCATGGCGtccggcgaaggcggcgagtACCCATCTGGAACTCCCTCGGGGGCCATCCGCGTGCTCAGGATCATCGCATCGTCTGCCCCAGAGCACGCCAGGCGActcggcgccgatggagtggtcaccgccgcggtccagagcgccgcgggagccagCCACAAAACCGCGGAGGGTGCTTCTCTTTGGGCGGAGACCCTTCGTCTTTGGAGCGCGGTAGCGCGAGGAGGGGGCGCCACCCCATCCATCGACGGACTCTTCCCGTTGTTGGCGCCCATGATGGAGCCGTCCACGGCGAACACCGCACCGAGGTCGCCCCTCGAGGCtgccacctcggcggcgctcgccgcggagtgCTTCGCGCTTTTCGCCGCGTTGACCaccagcctccgcgacgcggcgggtgcaAAGTTCGACAAAATCCACGGATGGATCCCTCCCGAGGTGGACGACAACGGGGTGTTCAAGGAGACGGAGAGGAACCATCCGGACGAGGTCCATCCGTCCACGTCGTTGACCATGACGAGCGAGAGCGGGGATCGACTGTCCtgggcgtgcgccgcgggggcggccgcggcggctgaggcgTGGTGCGTTCGGCCCCCCGTGCAACCTCCGGAGCCCGTCCCGGGTGTGCCCGCGGGTCGTAACAGCAAGGGGGGAtactcccccgccgcgtggcgcgccgcgggtaaCGCGGCGCActtcctcgcgtccctcatCGAGGCGTCCGGCATCGGCGGGGAGAGCGaatcgagcgccgccgcaaccgccgcggggcgacgggtccTCGGGTTGGCTGACGAGAATAttgaggaggagggcgccaaCAAACCGACGAAGGGGGTCGGGGTGCTCGCGGTCGACGggctcgtcgagggtgcTCTCGATGCCCTCGGGAGCAgtgcgaacgacgcgaccgaccccgagctcgcgggtcgcgccgcgttcggcgtcgcgcttcACGGCGGGCTCCgactggcggcggcgacgcgaggcgcggcggaaAATACGACGACGGTGAAACTGGCTGGTCGAACGGTCCGGCAGctgaccctcgccgcgagcataTCCATCCAGGCgaacgccggggacggggacggggtgaTACGACAGGGTCGAGCCGCGCtggtcgcggccgcggaaCTTCCGTCGCAGAGGGCCCTCGTCGTGGCGCTGGAGCTTCAGGAGTCCGCGGTGGAAGCCGCGGGGgatgacggcgaggacgaggacgacgaggctggAATAAGGCGCGAgggggcgatcgcggcggtggaggcgaccgccgcgctcgtgcgaGCGTTGCCGCCCGGGGCGGGAAgtgccgcgcgcgatgccaTATCCGCGGGATTACTCGCGAAGCGGACCCTCGGATCCATCcttcgcatcgccgcggagaggctCACGGCCGCGGTGAAACCCCCGCcaggtgacggcggcgagggtgatGCGCTCGCGATCAAACACGGGGGATTCTCTCACTttgccgcgcgcgacctcgagctcgacggggaGGCTTCGAAACACCCCGGATCTCTCGTGCCGAcggtgaccgcggcgcgtggaGCTCTGCTCGGGGGATTCGCGATCGAGTTGCTCTCCGACGGGGAGCGTTTGGACGCCCTGGGagagtcgtcgccgccgctcgacggcgtgggATCGACGACTCCTTTACCGCCGCTGCCACAGtggctcctcgcggcgtgctcgccgAAGAGCACGGTGAACGGATGGGGACCCGACGGTGCGGCTTCGTGCCTGGCGCTGTTACTCGGGCTGGAAACGTCCGGATCGTTGGTGACTAGGGACCTCCCGGCGGAtgccaagctcgcggcggtgtcgggAATATTTTGCCTCGGACCCGGAACGTGGCGCAATCCGTCCGTCTcagccgcggctgcggcgctcACCGATACGTACTGGGGGCgtctcgaggaggagaaagAGGCCAACTCCGCCAATCCTCGGATGGGTCTGCACTCCTACGGCGAGGCTGGGTTCGGCACCGGGGATGAGGACGAAGCCTCCTCGCAGGCGGCTGCTTCGCTCGCGCAGGAGGTTTGCGAGGCGTTTTCCAACGAATCGTTCGGGGATAAACTCTTCGCGCGTCACGCCGCCTtccagctccgcgacggcgctccggctcgcgcgcgtgccgcggCGTGGCTCGCACTGCGCGAGGGGGTGGCGTTTCATCTTCTGCCCCCCATGACGGCGGTTGCGCCGCGACCCGAGCGAGGTGACGCGTACATGTTTTTACCCCCGGGTGGCGAAAGCGACCCGGAGATGCTGGAGCTGTACGTGCAGTGTTTGGAGTCCGGCGCCCTGGACAAAAGCCTGGAGGGCATCAACACCGGGGGTATGCCGACGCtgccggcggcgttggcccTGCACGCGGCGACTCACGCCGTGTTCAAAGACACCGGCGTcgcatcctcggcgagcgtGTTGAGAAGGTTGCTCGGTAGACCAAACACGCGCACCGTGCTCCGGGGGATCATGTGCACCCCTCTCACGCAGAGGAGGCgtcccgcggtggcgcgagccgcggcgactgGAACTCGCAGGGTGAGTGTGGACGGAGCAGGCAGCAACTTTGGGCCCGGTTTCGCGTACGGAATGGATCCTCCCTCAAACAACGTGGAGGCGAGGAGGTCCGTGATGCTGGCCGCGTGCGGGGAGGACTCAAGCCTGAGGAAGGAGCTCAGGGTCGCGCTGGTGGAGGCCatcccgccaccgcctctgtcggacgatgacgatgacgagtGA